The Thermodesulfobacteriota bacterium genome window below encodes:
- the dxs gene encoding 1-deoxy-D-xylulose-5-phosphate synthase: MAKSLIEKINSPDDLRKLPRSDLPLLAKEIRKTIVDVVAKNGGHLASSLGAVELAIAIHYVFNTPADKVIWDVGHQTYAHKILTGRKSRFHTLRKLDGISGFTRSSESNFDAFSTGHSGTSISAGLGMACAKHLKKESSKVIAVIGDGSMTSGLAFEGLNQAGDTHKDKDIIVILNDNDMSISRNVGALSSFLSRKLSSKKMQELRKDFGSFLRSLPKVGDDIYQIAKRTEDSFKTFVTPGMLFEAYNFEYFGPINGHNLDHLINILINIKYLKEPVLLHVTTIKGKGYAPAEKDPVYFHGCGSFDAKTGHCIIKSDSSPTYTEVFGDTMVELANKDKNIVAVTAAMPEGTGLVKFAKAHPDRFFDVGIAEQHGVTFAAGLAAEGFKPVVAIYSTFLQRAYDQMIHDVCLEALPVVFAIDRGGIVGEDGPTHHGLFDLSYLRSLPNMTVMAPSDENELCRMLKTALSHNGPVAIRYPRGKAAIPKTEDKDTLISIGKAEVLTQGDDILVFCIGGSVYESLAAHSELLTADISVTIVNCRFVKPLDTDLICSLAEKIPRIITVEENVLQGGFGSAILECLNDHHITSFFLKRIGVADTFVEHGSQHLLRKKYRIDAQAIVNTAKELMDA, encoded by the coding sequence ATGGCAAAGAGTCTTATTGAAAAAATAAATTCCCCTGACGACTTAAGGAAACTCCCTCGATCGGATCTACCTCTGTTGGCCAAAGAGATACGCAAAACCATCGTGGATGTTGTAGCTAAAAACGGCGGCCATCTTGCGTCAAGTCTGGGAGCGGTTGAACTGGCCATTGCTATTCATTATGTTTTTAATACACCCGCTGATAAAGTAATCTGGGATGTCGGTCACCAGACTTATGCACATAAAATACTTACCGGAAGAAAAAGCCGGTTTCATACCTTAAGAAAACTTGATGGTATTTCCGGTTTTACCCGCAGCAGTGAAAGCAATTTTGATGCATTTTCCACCGGTCACAGCGGAACCTCGATTTCGGCTGGGCTCGGTATGGCCTGTGCCAAACATCTGAAAAAGGAATCTTCCAAGGTCATTGCAGTTATCGGAGATGGTTCCATGACTTCAGGATTGGCCTTCGAGGGTCTTAATCAGGCAGGAGATACCCATAAGGACAAGGACATTATCGTCATATTAAACGATAATGACATGTCCATTTCACGCAATGTAGGCGCGCTGTCCTCTTTTCTGAGTCGAAAACTATCTTCAAAAAAAATGCAGGAATTAAGAAAGGACTTTGGGTCTTTTTTAAGATCACTGCCAAAGGTGGGAGATGATATTTATCAAATTGCCAAACGAACCGAAGACTCTTTCAAAACATTTGTCACTCCCGGTATGTTGTTTGAGGCCTATAACTTTGAATATTTTGGACCGATAAACGGTCACAACCTGGATCATCTTATCAATATTCTGATTAATATTAAATATTTAAAAGAGCCTGTTCTCTTACACGTTACCACCATAAAAGGAAAAGGATACGCACCTGCTGAAAAAGATCCTGTATATTTTCACGGTTGCGGCAGCTTTGACGCTAAAACCGGTCACTGTATCATTAAATCTGATTCATCCCCCACCTACACCGAAGTTTTCGGCGATACCATGGTTGAACTGGCAAACAAAGATAAAAATATCGTGGCGGTTACTGCGGCCATGCCTGAAGGTACGGGACTGGTTAAATTTGCCAAAGCTCACCCGGATCGTTTTTTTGATGTCGGTATTGCCGAACAGCATGGGGTCACCTTTGCCGCAGGATTGGCAGCAGAAGGTTTTAAACCGGTGGTGGCCATCTATTCCACCTTTTTGCAGCGTGCTTATGATCAGATGATACACGATGTCTGCTTAGAAGCCCTGCCGGTTGTTTTTGCCATTGACAGGGGCGGCATTGTCGGCGAGGATGGGCCCACCCATCACGGGCTGTTTGATCTCTCATATCTTAGAAGCCTGCCCAACATGACTGTCATGGCTCCAAGTGATGAAAATGAACTGTGTCGGATGCTTAAAACTGCCCTTTCTCATAATGGTCCCGTTGCCATTCGATATCCCAGGGGAAAAGCAGCGATTCCAAAGACAGAAGATAAAGATACTTTGATTTCAATCGGAAAAGCAGAAGTTTTAACTCAAGGAGATGACATTCTTGTTTTTTGTATCGGAGGTTCCGTCTATGAATCACTGGCTGCACATTCAGAATTGTTAACGGCGGATATATCCGTAACGATTGTTAATTGTCGTTTTGTCAAACCGCTTGATACCGATTTAATATGCTCTCTTGCAGAAAAAATCCCCCGAATCATTACTGTGGAAGAAAATGTTCTCCAGGGAGGTTTTGGTAGCGCAATTCTCGAATGTTTAAATGATCACCACATCACTTCATTTTTCCTCAAACGAATAGGTGTTGCCGATACTTTTGTTGAGCACGGTTCACAGCATCTCCTCAGAAAAAAATACCGAATTGACGCACAGGCTATTGTAAATACAGCCAAAGAGCTTATGGATGCTTGA